One genomic segment of Impatiens glandulifera chromosome 6, dImpGla2.1, whole genome shotgun sequence includes these proteins:
- the LOC124942821 gene encoding uncharacterized protein LOC124942821, which yields MTSNSILTTSQSMAVATAMAISGTVIIFALRLQKSSLLPRSCISSSDGKNNKKMKTKKKRVQFAENVVDPIGDGREYRRRRSKIDVGNEEKEIGREREMPANRVALYNGILRDRRRSAYSY from the exons atgacttcaaattcaattttgacTACTTCCCAAAGCATGGCGGTCGCGACCGCCATGGCAATTTCCGGCACCGTCATCATCTTCGCCCTTCGTCTTCAGAAATCTTCCCTCCTTCCTCGCTCCTGCATCTCATCGTCTG ATGGGAAAAACAATAAGAAgatgaagacgaagaagaaAAGGGTACAATTTGCAGAGAACGTGGTGGACCCAATCGGAGATGGGAGAGAATATCGAAGGCGGCGGAGTAAAATTGACGTGGGGAATGAAGAGAAAGAAATaggtagagagagagaaatgccGGCGAATCGGGTTGCTTTGTATAATGGAATTTTAAGGGATCGGCGCCGGTCGGCTTACTCTTATTGA